A region from the Musa acuminata AAA Group cultivar baxijiao chromosome BXJ1-10, Cavendish_Baxijiao_AAA, whole genome shotgun sequence genome encodes:
- the LOC135595134 gene encoding galactolipase DONGLE, chloroplastic-like, producing the protein MASSTVSMPKQHLALRNPRPCRPRPGMSVAAPRRTPSAAPVLRSRPDRAREATSRLASVWRKIQGADDWNDLVQPLSPLLREEIVRYGEFVMACYKAFDLDPASQRYLSCKYGKRRMLEEVGLESSGYEITKYIYATPDISIPMQHGTCCGRWIGYVAVSSDEEVRRLGRRDVLVTFRGTVTSTEWIANFMSSLRPANLDPHDPRIDVKVESGFLSLYTSDDSTCRFGQGSCREQLLGEVSRLINKYQDEEMSITLAGHSMGSALALLSGYDLAELGLNRFQQQREIPITVYSFGGPRVGNTGFKERCEELGVKVLRVVNVHDPVTKLPGLFMNEHFRALGETYQLPWSCSCYAHVGVELALDFFKMQNPACVHDLGTYIGLLKCPKMVQVHKEGMVDLLAKAKITFRKHKLQGWPWQDAAMQVGNLVQSLGLI; encoded by the coding sequence ATGGCTTCCTCCACCGTCTCCATGCCCAAGCAGCATCTGGCCCTGCGGAACCCCCGGCCATGCCGGCCTCGCCCCGGGATGTCTGTCGCCGCGCCCCGGCGGACGCCGTCGGCCGCCCCGGTGCTCCGGTCTCGGCCGGACAGGGCACGGGAGGCGACGAGCCGCCTGGCTAGCGTGTGGAGGAAGATCCAGGGCGCCGACGACTGGAACGACCTCGTCCAGCCGCTGAGCCCGTTGCTGCGCGAGGAGATCGTCCGGTACGGGGAGTTCGTCATGGCGTGCTACAAGGCGTTCGACCTCGACCCGGCGTCGCAGCGCTACCTGAGTTGCAAGTACGGGAAGCGCCGCATGCTGGAGGAGGTGGGGTTGGAGTCGTCCGGATACGAGATCACCAAGTACATCTACGCGACGCCGGACATCAGCATCCCCATGCAACACGGCACCTGCTGTGGCCGGTGGATCGGGTACGTTGCGGTGTCGTCGGACGAGGAGGTGAGGCGGCTGGGGCGGCGGGACGTGCTGGTGACCTTCCGGGGGACCGTCACCAGCACCGAGTGGATCGCCAACTTCATGAGCTCGCTGAGGCCGGCGAACCTGGACCCGCACGACCCCCGGATCGACGTGAAGGTCGAGTCGGGGTTCCTCAGCCTGTACACCTCCGACGACAGCACCTGTAGGTTCGGCCAAGGGAGCTGCCGGGAGCAGTTGCTCGGGGAAGTGTCTCGGCTCATCAACAAGTACCAGGACGAGGAGATGAGCATCACATTGGCCGGACACAGCATGGGGAGCGCTCTTGCCCTCCTCTCCGGGTACGACCTCGCCGAGCTCGGCCTCAACCGGTTCCAGCAGCAGCGGGAGATACCGATCACGGTGTACTCGTTCGGAGGGCCGAGGGTCGGCAACACCGGCTTCAAGGAGAGGTGCGAAGAGCTCGGAGTGAAGGTCTTGAGGGTGGTGAACGTCCATGATCCGGTCACCAAGCTGCCCGGCCTGTTCATGAACGAGCACTTCCGGGCTCTCGGCGAGACCTATCAGCTCCCATGGAGCTGCTCCTGCTACGCTCACGTTGGAGTCGAGCTCGCCCTCGACTTCTTCAAGATGCAAAACCCTGCGTGTGTTCATGACCTGGGGACATACATAGGGCTACTCAAGTGCCCCAAGATGGTGCAAGTCCACAAGGAGGGCATGGTGGATCTGCTGGCAAAGGCAAAGATAACTTTCAGGAAGCACAAGTTACAGGGATGGCCATGGCAAGATGCAGCAATGCAAGTGGGGAATCTGGTGCAATCTCTGGGACTAATTTGA